The genomic interval TCAATGTCAACTCTCCGCTTGTCGCCGTGTTCACTGAGTTGTTCTGATATGTCTGATATGCCTTACTCATTGCCATTTTTAAAGCACTCCTTCCAGCCAATATCTGAAGCATCTTCTAACTTGCCTAAGCATACCCTCGTATATTTCATTATATCGGCAAAAACAGGCGTAATGTTTAGTAGATTGCTTGGCTGTTCCCATTTACTTTTCACTTTTTTGCAACAGTTCCAGGACATCTGTCGACAGACTGGCAGCCTCATTGTTCTGCTCTTGGATATCAAGATAGATTTCTTTACGATGGATATCCACCGTTTTTGGGGCATCTATCCCCAACTTTATCTGATCACCGTCAATCGCCAGTATTTTTATTTCAATGTCATCCCCTATTTGAATCGACTCATTCCGTTTACGAGTTAGTACAAGCATAGCTACTCTCCTTTCACGGACGAGGAAGCCCGGGGATCAATAGCAGCTTTGATTGAATAGTCATCCGTATCTATTATGTACTGCTTTCCTTGTCTATTTTTATAATTAATAATGAGAGGTGCTTTCAAATTAAGCGTGCTATATTCAAATGGGGATTTCAACGTTACAATACTCATAACAACCACATTCTCTTCGTCCGTAATTTGCAGCGCTTCAATCAGGCTATCGTCCAGATCAAAGACGTAATCCTGATAAATATCATACGGGTTAACAACGATAAAAGCAGTTACTTTATTATTTATTGATTGCAACACTTGATAAATGGAGGTATCGGATAGATTGATTAATACAAATTCTCTTTCATCCGGAAACCCCGGCAGTCCTGTGGAAAAGTGGATAATAGAGTTCTCATCTACATCCATTTCTCCAAAATATTTTGTCTGTATATACATTCCATCCATCCTTTCCTAGCCTAACCTGTGCAAAAATCCCAAAGCGACACGTCTTGTGGCAGAATGCCTGCTGTCGTTCACTACCGGACAAAGTCAATTTGTAAATCTTGATGCTGTTGCATGGTAATTGCCACATCGCCTGGAGTGTATTGGTGTATTACCTTTTGCGGTTCAGCATTGATCATTGGTTCATTTGCTCGAGCATCAATCTGTACTTTAGAAGGCCTATAATTCAACTTGACAGCAAAAGGGGAAGGAACAAATGTAATGCCAATCCGCTTCATTTCGTCAAAAGCATTACCGGAAGCCTGTCTTGCAATTGGATTTCCGTCATGTTCAATTGTCATCAGTTCGGCACCTTGCCTGACTCGCCGTGCAGTACCTTCCATCGCACCTTTACGCCCTTCATCAGCAAATTTTTCCATCCATTTAGAAAGGGACATAAGGTTCATATCTTCCCACGCTTTTGTCTGATCAATCGTGAGCTTTGAAGGTGTTGTCGTTATGGATAAGTCTGCTTTAGGCTGCCGGATAGACATTTCCGCTTGTGACTGGTGAATCTTCTGAATAGGCGGTGACGTTTGAATATGAATCTTTGCCGGTTGTGATTCCATCCGGATTTGCAACATCTGCATCCCAATCAGTCCTTCGCATTTAGTTATCCTTGTCGTCAACTACATGTACTACAACAGATTAACGCAAGAAGTCAATTAGCGTCGGCTGAATGATTCGTGAACCCGCTGACAAAGCCGCACGGTGGACACTCTCCTGTGTGGTCAGTTCAGTAATAACCTTTTCATAATCAACATCTTCATTTTCAGACATCATCTTTTTCGCAGCAATTTCCTGGTCATCCAAACGGTTCTCCACCAATTCGAGGCGGTTCATACGTGCGCCAAGGTCAGCTCGAACATTAATGACGTTATCGATGTTGTCGTCAATCGTGTCGATACTTTCCTTTATCGCTTTCTGGTCATTCCCCTCCAGTGCTTGTAAAAACGATTTGATATCTTCATCAAACAAGTCTTCACTGAAAACTTGTGTTGGATCAACATTCGCCTGGAGCTTTGTTCCATTTGCTACTTCAATCTTGATTGGAGCAGCATTTTCCGCGTAGGTGATTTCACCTTCACCATTGGTTGTGACGGGTTCCGTGTCCGTATCCGTCCCATTGAAAATATACTTTCCGTTAACATTAGTGTTGGCAATGTCAACCAGATGTTCTTTTAGCTGTTCAACCTCTTCTTTGACATTTTGCCGTTCTCCTTCGTCATACGTGTCATTGCTAGCCTGCACTGCTAGTTCTCGCATTCTTTGCAGCGCTTTTGTCGCCTTGTCCAGCGCCGCATCCGAATTGTCCATCCAACTGTGCACTTCATTCGTGTTGCGCTTAAATTGATCGACTTCCGTTACTTGAGTACGGTATCCCATCCCTTTCATGGCGATCACCGGATCATCAGAAGGACGGTTAATCTTTTTGCCTGTGGATAACTGATCCATAGAGCTATTTAATTTAGAATAGCTGTTCGATAAGTTTTTCAGCATGTTACTTGAAAGCATGCTTTGTGTAATCCGCATGATTAGTCACCTACCTTCCCACTAATCCCATATTGTTAATAACACGGTCGAGAAGCTCATCAACAGTCGTCATGCTTCTAGCTGCGGCATTGTACGCTTGCTGGAACTTAATCATATTGGACATTTCCTCATCCAATGATACCGAACTAACGGATTCCCGCTGCGTTTCCACCTGTGACTTAAGAATGCCAGTGTTTTCTACCATGGTGTTGGCTTTCTCAGCGTTGACACCCATGTCCCCGATAATAGATTCATAGAAACTCTTAACGGATGTGTTTTCACCTAAGCCAACATCCGTGTCAGTGAAAACATCCGCTAAATCAGATGCGTTGCCACCATCTCCGGAACCTTTGCCGTTACTCGCCGCGATCAGGTCAGGTTCGTTCATGATATTTTCATTAACCGTAATATTAGCTGCAGCTCCCTGATCGGATGCATTTTTGAAAAAGTTGGGTATCCCCTGTTCTCCTTTCAAATCAGCACCATCATTGTGAACATCGTTAAACGCCTTTGCAAACTTGGATGCCATGGTGTCCAGGTCATTCAGCATATCAGGGAACGTCCCCGCTGTCTCGCCATTTTCACTGTATCCGTACGACTCGATAAGACCTGTCAGTGAGCCTTCTGAAGTAAATTGTGTCGGGCTATAGGATTCACCATTGACATTAATACTGCTAATTTCCTTGTAGCCGTCTTCAGCGCTATCTATATCAATTTTGTTAAAATCCAGTTCACCTTTAGAAAGATCGCCATTCACCAGCACCGCTGTGCTATCGAGTGTTTCGCCGTTTTTACCAGCAAGTTTTATCGTTGCCAGCCCATCAGCAATATCCGGGGCACTGTCACTGCTTTTGGTATAGCCAACGTCAATTTTAACAATACCGGACAGTTCATCAATCAGCCTATCGCGCTCATCGTATAAGTCGTTAGCTAGTTGACCATTTGTCTCAATATTTTTTACCTGCTTATTGATGGAATTGACTTTTTCAAGAATCGTATTCGCCCGATTCTTTGTTAAATCAATTCGACCACTGACATCAGCTCGCATAGAACTTAATGAATCAGACAGATAGTTGAACGTATCGGCAACAGCCTGTCCTCTTTGAGCAACAACCGACCGGGCTCCGGAACTTTCCGGGTTTGCGGCTAAATCCTGAAGCGACTGCCAAAATTGATCCATTGTTTTGTTCAATCCCTGTTCAGACGGTTCATTCATCAGGGTTTCCATACGGCTTAGTGCATCAGCCTTCGTTTCCCAGTAACCAGCTTTACTATTTTCTGAGCGGAACTGGTAATCAAGAAACTGATTGCGAATCCGCTGCACAGAGCCTGAATTGACTCCGGTTCCGAGTTGGCCAGCTATTTCCGGACGATTCCGCGCTGCAGGCGAATAAGCTGATGTTGTTTCAAAGTCTACCCGTTGCCGTGTATAGCCTTTTGTATTCGCATTTGAGATGTTGTGACCTGTAGTATATAATGCCGATTGTTGGGCAAACAGGGCTTGTTTCGCCATTTCCAATCCATGGAATGTACTCATCGGCTTGCTCCTTTCTTTTTACGCCTTTGAATCAAAGACAGACCTTACTGGTACAGCTGATGATCGCTTGTCACCATAGTTCATCCCCTGAATTGTTGGATTTAACATATCCAGCGATAATTCAACAAACTGCAGTGACTGTTTAACTAATTCCCGATTAAGATGTTCCTGTTGTTTCAACTGTGCCAGTGTGCTGGTGAGCCTGGTGCTCCATTGTTCCAGTTCTTTACCACTAGTTTTATCTGTTTCGTTTTTTAAGATATATGTGATTGTCACCGTATCAGGATCGGTGTGATGCTGTATGGCCCATGCGTGGACTGCTTGCTGCCGTTTCCATTCCGCCTGCTCTATTGCTTGTACAAACTTTTGTTCCTTGATAAGCAGTGACTGTAATTTAGCAACGGAACCTTCTTTTACTATTTCCGTTTTCTCCTTAGAAAGGGTGAGCAGGCTTTCATGTAAACTGGTCAATTTGTTAAGTGCGTGGTTGATTGACTGAATGGACAAATCAGTCTCCTCCCTTCGTATTTGTTGACCAGAAATCCATCATGCGCCGGGCGGTTTTTTCATAATCGATCTGGTAGGTCCCTTTATCTACGGCATCTTTCATCTTCTGTACATAAGACGCACGTTTAGCGTCCGTTTTTTCACTGTTATGCAACTTTTTTGCTTCATCGGAAATTTCCAACTGGTCCTTCTTACCGGTACCTTTGGAATCATTCATTTGCTTTTGCAGCCTGTTTTTATATGGATTGAAATTAGTCTGACCGGATCCGTGTATCTTCACCATTCTCCCCCCCATTTTAATCTGTTCTGCAACATATATATCGTTTTTGTTATTCGTTATCAAATGAATAATAAACGGCTTCCGGCTTGTTAGCTGCAGATTCACTTTGCTTGTGAGATTCATGGTGCTTAAGATCATTTTTTAATTGTTCTATGCAGCTGGCACAAAATCGCCCCCTGACAATAGCAACACCACAACGTTCACAAGGGTAAGCAAGCTTTGGAAATTCTGATGTGCGCAGCCGCCCTGTTTTTACAAACTCAATGATCAACGCTTCTTCAACACCAGTTGCTTTTATAATTTCGTTCATCGTTGCTTCTCTGTTCTCCCGTTTCCGCAAAAAACGGTAAACAACCTGAAAAGCTTGTTCTTCTTCTTTGTAGCACGATGGACATATATCACGGGCAGTTTTCACAAACACCGTACCACAGCGGGAGCAATTTGCCAATTCACCCATGTATCTCGCCTCTTTCTCTCTATGATACCATTATACAGGTTATCCACGAATCAATGTCAGCGCATATACGGCAGGACATCCACTCTGCTTTAATAATGAAGCAGCATGCCGCAATGTTGCACCGGTTGTATAAATATCATCGGCAAGAATGACTGGATTGTTAATAGCTTTCGTCAACTTAAATGGATTCCGCCCGGTGATTCGCTGTACTTTCGTTTTTTGGGACTGTTTTTCACTATGCGTGCGCGTTAGCACTTGACAGAGGTTACCCGGCAGACATTCCGCAAGCATCTCCGCTTGATTAAACCCGCGTTCCCTCAGCCGCTCATCACTCAACGGAATCGGGACAACAATCGTGCGCCTCGGTAAAAATGAGAAATGCTCCTTGAACGTCCTGTGATAATACACTTGGAACGCCTTTCCCAGACAATAATCTCCACGGTACTTCCATCTGGTAACCATTCCTTTTATCCATTCATTATATTGAAAAACAGAAATATTACAGGCTAGCGGATCTTCCCAAGGATGCCAACGCATCTCCCAATGTTCACAGTCAGGACAAACATCCCTTTCGCTCATCCGACTGCATTTTACACACCGATTCCCTTCCATAATGGCTAGCTCATTTTCACAGGTAGAACAAAGCTGTTTTGGCTCAGCTAATTTGATAAGCGTTTGCCAGTTGATTGAAGGAACCATTGCCTCATCGCACCACAAGCAATGCATCACTTAAAATCACCTCGTCTGTTCATTCGTTTAATCAACTTTATCGCCTTAATCATTGCTTCCGTTTTGCCATCGTGGAAAAATATTACCTCCCCTGTTGGGTCGTCCGGGCTTCGGCCTGCCCTTCCGGCTATCTGAACTAACGCCGCTTCGTCGAATACTTGATGATTTGCAGCAAGGACGCAAACATCAACGGCTGGGAATGTGACACCACGTTCTAGTATCGTCGTTGTAATTAAGATATCAAAATCACGATGACGAAATTGACTGACCTTTTGTTCGCGATCCGTATCAGCTGCATGTACACTCCGCACCACATGATCTTGCAGCATATCGGACAAACTTTCTGAAAGTGCTTCAGCCAGCCGGACGGAAGGAACAAATAATAAGAGTTGCCTACTCGTATTTTTACGGCGACTGTACCATTTCAAAAATGCATTAGGAGGGTGTCCCTGCTCGAAGTCTTTCTTTAATGAAGGGCACATACGATATTCCGGCACAGGCAGCGGATGCCCGTGAAATCGGACTGGCACAAAAACATGTGGGAGTTTTTTTCTGGCTATTTTTGCCTGGTGTTCTTGCCTTGGTGTAGCTGTTAGGTAAATGGTGGTACCAGCCGGTTTGACCGCCCGCTTAGCAGCAAATGGCAGCGACGGATCATGTGTATATGGGAAAGCATCGACTTCATCAATAATAATGGTATCGAAGGCATGTTTGAACCGCATTAATTGATGGGTAGTCGCCAGAATAAACTGGGCGGTTGCATCTTTATCCTCGCTTCCGCCATATAGTCCTTGGATAGAAACAGCAGCAAACGCCTCTCGCATACGTGGCAGTAATTCAAGCACCACATCCGATCGAGGCGTTGCCAAACAAATACGCTGCCCTTGTTTGAGCGCTTCCGATATTCCCGAAAAAAGCATCTCTGTTTTCCCCGCCCCGCAAACGGCCCAAACGAGTAGTTCCTTTTCACTAGCTTGAATGACCTGTGTAACACGGTCAGCCACCTTTTGCTGTGTCGCTGTCAGTTCACCATTCCATGTGCACGCATCCGGATAACGCGGCCAATTCGGTTCCGGGCCCGTCCATTCGTAGAGCAGTTTGCATGTCATGACCCGTCCCATATCAATACATTTACGGCAATAGACATGCGTTTTTCCACACATATAGCATGGAAGATGTCCAAATAATGAGCGTTTCTGGTTACCACACCGTTGACATTGATCATGGAAATAGTTTTTCTTAATTGCGGATTGAGGAGAAAAATAGGAAGTGTTTAGGAGTGTTTGAAAAAGGGGATGGTTAAGATGAATTTCGTTTCTAAGCAAAAGCTTTCCCGCATAACGGTGACTCAGTTCTTGGCACTCTTGTTCATCCATCACGTCACGCTCCTTATCAATAAATAGCAGAGACCAGCACATATTGGTCCGGTCCCTGCGCAGTAATTATTACTTACTAGGTGGATCAGATACGTTTATTCTTTATACCAACAAACACCGACCGCACCTTCCCCTAAATGTGTTCCGATTACAGGGCCGAAATAACTAATCATCGTATCCATATTAGGGTAGGCAGCATCAAACTGTTCCTTCAGACTTATCGCAGCCGCCTCGTTATTAGCATGGATAAAAGCCACTTTCAGCTTACCACCCTGTACCGCGTCCGACTCAAGCATGCCCATGATACGGTTTAATGCTTTCTTACGGGTACGGATCTTCTCAAACGGAACAATCTGTTTATCCACAAAATGAAGTACCGGTTTAACCTGCAACAGACTACCGACCATAGCCTGGGCACCATTGAGTCGCCCGCCACGTTGTAAATGACTTAAATCATCCACCATAAAGTAGGCACGCATGCTTTGCTTCATCTTATCCAGCCGCTGAATGATCGCTTCCGGATTTTTACCACTTTCGGCAAGTTTTGCAGCCTCAATCGCATAGAAACCTTGTGCCATACAGCTTAATCCGGAATCGTATGCGTAGACATCAATCCCATCGACCATTTCTCCTGCACTGATGACAGACTGATGTGTACCGCTTATTCCACCTGATAAATGAACGGAAATAACTGCATCATAGTTCACGGCAAGTTTTTCTAGCTTTTCGGTTATCATGCCGATGGACGGCTGGGATGTTTTCGGTAAATCCTTTGTTTCTTTCACTTTTTGGTAAAACGTTTCCGTTGTAATATCTAATCCTTCGCGGTAGGACGCATCGCCAAACACAACGCTTAACGGAACGATATGTATGTTGTATCGATCAACCAATTCATCAGGCATGTATGACGTGCTATCCGACATTACAGCGATTTGCATCGTTACCCTTCTCCTTAGTGCACTTGTCGATTTTCTCTCATTTTACATGAACGGATGAAAAATTGCACTCTCGATCCAGGAGCAGTTTTCCATGTCTATTCAGGAAGGTAAGAAGACTTACAATTTCACTTCCACCCAACCTTTGCGAATGGCGGAGACAACTGCTTGTGTGCGGTCATTGACATTCATTTTTTGTAAAATATTACTGACATGGTTTTTCACCGTTTTCTCACTAATATACAAGGTCTCCGCTACAGCACGATTGCTTTTCCCATCCGCCAAGAGCTGTAACACTTCACACTCTCTACTCGTTAGCAAGTGCAGCGGTTTATAATAGCTAACAGGATTCTCTGCCACACCTGATACCTTATCCTGTGCAAGACGGCGATATTCCTTGACTAGATTATGCGTTACTTTGGGATGAAGGTATGAACCCCCTTCCCGGACGACTTTAATCGCTTCTATCAATGCCTCAGAATCCATTTCTTTCAACAGGTAACCCTGTGCGCCGGTTTTCAAGGCGTGGGTGACGTAGCTTTCATCATCGTGAATGGAAAGGATAATGATTTTTACATCCGGGAATTTCTTCACAAGGTCAGCAGTTGCTTGTACACCGTTCAATTGCGGCATATTAATATCCATTAAAACAACATCGGGGTTATGTTCTTTTACTAAATCAGCGCATCCGTATCCATCTTCCCCTTCCGCAACGACATTAAAGGATGATTCAAATTCCAAGATTCGCTTGACCCCTTCACGAAATAATTTATGATCGTCTATCAATACAATTTTTGTCTGTTTCGTTGTCATTAGCTGCGTTCCTCCCAAATGTCAATCTATTAAGTACCTAATCTATTTCCAATTCGCTGATCATAAAGTAAACCTTCAATCAGTGGGGGAAATGATAGTTTTTATTCCACTCTATCATAAGTATACCTTATCCATTTAGCAAGTGCGCCATGTTACGAAAGATTATACGGAACATTTATGACAATTGCTGTCCCTTCACCAATTGTGGAGTTAATTGACATAGTGCCATTGAGCATATCAACTCGCTCGCGCATTCCTATTAGGCCAAATGACTTTTCCCGTTTTATCGCAGGATCAAACCCTTTTCCATTATCTTTTATTACCATTGCGATTGTTTTTACGCCTATTTCTAGTTTCACGATAACCTGAGATGCTTCTGCGTGTTTAACAGCATTCTGTAACGCTTCCTGCATCAGTCGAAAAAAAGCAATTTCATATTTCTGATTCACCCGTCGCTCTTCACCAATAAGGTTGAAATCAATTTTCAAATTATTATAATCGGAAAGTGTTGCAATATATTTTTTAATTGTCGGTACAAGACCAAGATCATCCAAGGCCATTGGCCGAAGATCATAAATGATGCGGCGGACCTCATACAACGATGACCGAATCATTTTCCGGACACTTTTAATTTCATAAAGTACCTCATCTGTTGTACCATTTCGGAAGGTCTTGTCAACCAACTCGGAACGTAGCAAAATATTGGCGAGCATCTGTGCCGGACCATCATGAATTTCTCTGGATAACTTTCTCCGTTCATCCTCTTGGGCTTCGATAATTTTTAATCCGAATTCCTGTTTTTCCTTAGCTTCTTCAAGCATTTCATTTACTTGTTTGAAATCCTCATTCAAATATGTAAGGATGACAGACACTTTACTAGTGAGCCCTTCAGATCTTTCAATCGTTTGATCCAATGATTGCAAGCGCCTTTCCAATTCATCACGCTTATCCCGCAAGATCTTTTCTTCCTGCCGCAGCATAGCGAGCCGTGTTTGCATAGTATGGGTATATTCATATACTTCACGAACTTCACTTTCAGAATAACGATCAAAGTTTTTGCTCACCTCGGATAGGTGCTGTCTGGACATACGTACTTTTTTTTCCAGTTCATCCCCATCATTGATATGCGCAATCACTTTATCTTTTGTTTCCTGTAACTCCTTTTCCAGCAGTTCATGTTCTTTGCGTGCTTCCTCACTGATATGAAATATTTCATCTTTGCTTTTGTGCACCACATCAATCATTTCCTCAACAATAGCATCCAGTGCCTTTTCTCCTGGTTTTTTTGTCATCTATTCCCACCAGCCTATGTTATAATAATTCGGTATCTGTTCATTTTTTCAGGGGCTTACAATGGATATACAGGAACATTATCCTGAAACCACATCCATCAAAGCATTATTTTCTAGTATACTAATAGTCAGGAGGTAAAAATCAACATGCTATCGTCCTATTATACCGTAAAAAAAGAGGATTTTGACCAGCAAATCATACAAAAGTCACGATTTATCGGATATGTTAAACGAGTAGAAACCGAAGAAGAAGCACAAGCTTTTGTCCAAGCGATTAAGAAAAAGCATCACGACGCTACCCATAATTGTTCAGCTTATATGGTCGGGGAACATAATCAAATCCAGAAAGCCAACGATGACGGGGAGCCAAGTGGGACCGCGGGTGTACCTATTCTGGATGTATTAAAGAAAAAGGATTTGAAAGATACAGCCGTCGTTGTGACACGGTATTTCGGTGGTATTAAACTTGGTGCCGGAGGGTTAATCCGTGCTTATAGCAGCACAACATCACTAGCCATCGAAACTACTGGTGTTGTAGAGCGTCGGCTCATGCGGGGCATTTCTATTACAGCGGACTATGCGCTGCATGGGAAACTAGAAAACGCACTGCGCAATTCAACGTATATCGTGGATGCGGTCAACTATACGGAGAAAGTGGAATTTGTCGTGTATGTTCCTGACGGCGAAGAACAGACATTTCGTGACTGGATGGTCGACCTCACCAGTGACCAGGTGTCATTTGCTGATAAGGGGACAACTTATGTGGAAATAGACGTGTAATGAAAGCTCTACTGTTCTTTGGATTACAGATCATTACAGAACAGTATCCACATAGACAAAGTAGAGCTTCATTTTTCAATGGATTTCTAGAAGGCGTACTGTCTTAAAGTTTCGACAATGCGCCTTCATCTGCAATTAGAACTGCGTTGGGATGCTTTTGCAAAATGGACGCTGGAAATTCCTCTGTAACCTCTCCATTCACAAGCTGGTTAACAGCATCCGCTTTTTTCTCACCTGAAACAAGCAGTACAATTTTCTTACTTTCCATAATCGTGTCGATGCCCATTGTTATCGCTTTTTTCGGAACGTCATCTAGCGTCGGGAAAAACCGTGCATTCGCCTGACGTGTTGATTCATCCAATGTCACCATATGCGTCCGGCTGCCAAAAGACGTTCCAGGTTCATTAAATCCGATGTGCCCGTTAAGTCCCAGACCTAAGACCTGTAAATCGACATGCCCGGCATCTTTAATGAGTGCTTCATAGTCCTGACATTCCTTCTCTGGATCATCTACATCTCCACGTGGCAAGAAAGCTTTATTATCAGGCAAATCAATATGCCTAAATAATTTTTCATTCATGTAGTATCGGTAACTGTTTGGGTCATCGGCAGCCAGTCCGACATACTCATCTAAATTAAACGTCGTTACATGCTGAAACGAAACATTACCTTCTTTGTATTGATCAATTAGCTGCTGGTACAAACCCTCCGGAGTGGAACCAGTTGCTAGCCCTAGCACGGACCTATCCGATTGCCTTAATTGATTAACTATTTGCTTACAAGCCGTCTTACTCATTTCTTCGTAACTGTTAACACGAATGATTTCCATTATTCACCCTCCTGATAAGCAAGCACACCACGACAGATCGTATATTTAATATTCAAATCATCGTCAACCAACAACAAATCAGCATCCTTGCCTGCTTTTATACTTCCTTTTCGATCAAAAATGTTCAGCTGTTTTGCCGGGTTTTCCGATGCCATTTGTACCACGTTTTGAATCGTGGTATCCTTCAGGCGCAGCATCTGCTGAGCACCCGCGCGCATTTTTAAAATACTACCTGCCAATGATCCGTTCTCAAGCGTGGCACGATCGTCCGTCACCGTCACTGGCTGACCGCCAAGTTCATAATTTCCTGCGTGCAGACATTTAGCCCGCATCGCATCAGTGATAAGAATTAACCGTTCACTTCCGATATTGGAATAGATCATCTCGAGCATTTCCGGTACCACATGAATACCGTCTGCAATCAGTTCTGCACGTAAATCCTCCAGCTGAAAGGCCGCACCGACTGCACCAATTTCACGATGATGAATCCCGTTCATCGCATTGCAGAGATGGGTTACTTGCCGCAATCCATAAGGAATCGCTTTTTTAATATCTTCAAAACTTGCGTCCGTATGCCCCGCAGAAACATTCACACCAGACTCATATAAATACTGCATAAACTCACCGGTCTCATCATGCTCAGGTGCCATGGTGATCGTTTTAATTGCATTCCCTGACGACTGCTGCCACTTCTGAAATTGCGCTATATCCGGTTCCATAATATACTCCAGCGGCTGGGCACCTTTTTTGCTTTTCTCAATGAATGGTCCTTCTAAGTGGGCTCCAATCACTTCCGCTTTTCCCGGCTTCGATTCATACGCCGCCATATTTTCAAGCGCTTTTGTAATATTCTCAGGCGCCTGCGTAATGGTCGTCGCCAAAAAGCTTGTCGTACCTTCTTCCGGCAATGCACCAGCCATCGTATCTAGTGCTTCTTCCGTTGCATCCATTACATCGGCACCGGCTGCTCCGTGGATATGTCCATCGATAAATCCAGGGATAAGATTTAGACGACCCTGTCCATCAATCACCGTCGCCTCTTGTGGTGGCATCTGTTCTTCAGTATGTATCGCCTTTATTTTCGTCCCATCTATGGATAGTGAACCATTCACAGTACCATCTTCCTCAGTCAAAATGGTAACGTTTTTAATGTATATGGTATTTCCCAATTGAATCATTCCTTTGGTCTTTTCTAGTGCTAACGTAGCATACCGGGTGTGCGTTTGTCTATTTGAATAGTGATGGAGAGACAATATACATCTGTCAAAACAAAAACTGCACCCTCAACAGGAAATGCAGTTCCCAAATTATTAATTGTCAGGACTGAATGAATTCCCTGGTTTTAACTCTTGAATTATTTTTTGAACCAATTCTTCAGTTGAATTAATTTTTGAATCCTCTGTCTCTTGTATTAATTTTTTCATCAAACGTTTATAGCGTTCCTGCTCTGCCATAATATTACCGCCTTTTACTAATCTAACTCAACATTCGCACCTAAATTAAACTCTTGCAGTTAACTGTGGTCAACTTGAAGCACTTTAACTTTTGTACACAAATGATATGAATTGTTAAACCACCACTGCAGAAGTTGACTAGTC from Lentibacillus cibarius carries:
- a CDS encoding DEAD/DEAH box helicase, giving the protein MTCKLLYEWTGPEPNWPRYPDACTWNGELTATQQKVADRVTQVIQASEKELLVWAVCGAGKTEMLFSGISEALKQGQRICLATPRSDVVLELLPRMREAFAAVSIQGLYGGSEDKDATAQFILATTHQLMRFKHAFDTIIIDEVDAFPYTHDPSLPFAAKRAVKPAGTTIYLTATPRQEHQAKIARKKLPHVFVPVRFHGHPLPVPEYRMCPSLKKDFEQGHPPNAFLKWYSRRKNTSRQLLLFVPSVRLAEALSESLSDMLQDHVVRSVHAADTDREQKVSQFRHRDFDILITTTILERGVTFPAVDVCVLAANHQVFDEAALVQIAGRAGRSPDDPTGEVIFFHDGKTEAMIKAIKLIKRMNRRGDFK
- a CDS encoding DegV family protein yields the protein MQIAVMSDSTSYMPDELVDRYNIHIVPLSVVFGDASYREGLDITTETFYQKVKETKDLPKTSQPSIGMITEKLEKLAVNYDAVISVHLSGGISGTHQSVISAGEMVDGIDVYAYDSGLSCMAQGFYAIEAAKLAESGKNPEAIIQRLDKMKQSMRAYFMVDDLSHLQRGGRLNGAQAMVGSLLQVKPVLHFVDKQIVPFEKIRTRKKALNRIMGMLESDAVQGGKLKVAFIHANNEAAAISLKEQFDAAYPNMDTMISYFGPVIGTHLGEGAVGVCWYKE
- the nagA gene encoding N-acetylglucosamine-6-phosphate deacetylase produces the protein MIQLGNTIYIKNVTILTEEDGTVNGSLSIDGTKIKAIHTEEQMPPQEATVIDGQGRLNLIPGFIDGHIHGAAGADVMDATEEALDTMAGALPEEGTTSFLATTITQAPENITKALENMAAYESKPGKAEVIGAHLEGPFIEKSKKGAQPLEYIMEPDIAQFQKWQQSSGNAIKTITMAPEHDETGEFMQYLYESGVNVSAGHTDASFEDIKKAIPYGLRQVTHLCNAMNGIHHREIGAVGAAFQLEDLRAELIADGIHVVPEMLEMIYSNIGSERLILITDAMRAKCLHAGNYELGGQPVTVTDDRATLENGSLAGSILKMRAGAQQMLRLKDTTIQNVVQMASENPAKQLNIFDRKGSIKAGKDADLLLVDDDLNIKYTICRGVLAYQEGE
- a CDS encoding response regulator — encoded protein: MTTKQTKIVLIDDHKLFREGVKRILEFESSFNVVAEGEDGYGCADLVKEHNPDVVLMDINMPQLNGVQATADLVKKFPDVKIIILSIHDDESYVTHALKTGAQGYLLKEMDSEALIEAIKVVREGGSYLHPKVTHNLVKEYRRLAQDKVSGVAENPVSYYKPLHLLTSRECEVLQLLADGKSNRAVAETLYISEKTVKNHVSNILQKMNVNDRTQAVVSAIRKGWVEVKL
- a CDS encoding sensor histidine kinase, coding for MTKKPGEKALDAIVEEMIDVVHKSKDEIFHISEEARKEHELLEKELQETKDKVIAHINDGDELEKKVRMSRQHLSEVSKNFDRYSESEVREVYEYTHTMQTRLAMLRQEEKILRDKRDELERRLQSLDQTIERSEGLTSKVSVILTYLNEDFKQVNEMLEEAKEKQEFGLKIIEAQEDERRKLSREIHDGPAQMLANILLRSELVDKTFRNGTTDEVLYEIKSVRKMIRSSLYEVRRIIYDLRPMALDDLGLVPTIKKYIATLSDYNNLKIDFNLIGEERRVNQKYEIAFFRLMQEALQNAVKHAEASQVIVKLEIGVKTIAMVIKDNGKGFDPAIKREKSFGLIGMRERVDMLNGTMSINSTIGEGTAIVINVPYNLS
- the nagB gene encoding glucosamine-6-phosphate deaminase, translated to MEIIRVNSYEEMSKTACKQIVNQLRQSDRSVLGLATGSTPEGLYQQLIDQYKEGNVSFQHVTTFNLDEYVGLAADDPNSYRYYMNEKLFRHIDLPDNKAFLPRGDVDDPEKECQDYEALIKDAGHVDLQVLGLGLNGHIGFNEPGTSFGSRTHMVTLDESTRQANARFFPTLDDVPKKAITMGIDTIMESKKIVLLVSGEKKADAVNQLVNGEVTEEFPASILQKHPNAVLIADEGALSKL
- a CDS encoding YigZ family protein, producing the protein MLSSYYTVKKEDFDQQIIQKSRFIGYVKRVETEEEAQAFVQAIKKKHHDATHNCSAYMVGEHNQIQKANDDGEPSGTAGVPILDVLKKKDLKDTAVVVTRYFGGIKLGAGGLIRAYSSTTSLAIETTGVVERRLMRGISITADYALHGKLENALRNSTYIVDAVNYTEKVEFVVYVPDGEEQTFRDWMVDLTSDQVSFADKGTTYVEIDV